The DNA region CAACATTTCATACCCCACCAGCTTGATGTTTGTTTCTTTTAGCATTTAGCTACAATGTAGCTAACTACTATTTAATTTTTTTGGTACTAGAGGATATAGTTTACTAGAATTTAAGATACCGAGAAGAGCTTAATACAAACGGATTCAGACCGGGGAATCATAAGATTTAAATAACGTAGAAAATCCTTAGGGAAATAGACCATAAAACGACCATCAGGAAAAGTAACCGTAAACATGAGGAAGACATGATAAAGATTGCTGCGTTTATCCAAGCACGCATGGGTTCCACAAGACTTCCTGGCAAGACCTTAATGCTTATTCAGGGAAAACCGTTACTCTGGCATGTGGTCGAGAGAACATCACAAGTTAAGGGAATCAACGAAATCGTTGTTCTCACCTCTGCTGAGGAAAAAGATAATCAGCTAGCAAAGTATTGCCAAGATCAAAAGATAGCTTGTTTTAGAGGTTCTGAGCAGAATGTTTTTGAACGGTTTTACCAAGCTGCTCAAAAATATAAGCCACAGATTATTGTTCGTTTAACCGCAGACAACCCATTTATAGACCCAAAGCTTGTTGAAAAAGGACTTCTCCTTCACCAAAAAAGCCATGCAGATATAACCTCAACAAGAGAGATGAATGGTCAAAAAGTCATTCGCTATGTCCCTGCTGGATTTAGTTTTGATATTATCAACAGCGCCACGCTTCTTGATCTAGAACTTTCAATGCTAGATCCTTTTGAACAAGAGCACGTTATTCCTTATTTTTTTAATCACCGCAAACGATTTAGCATCAGCTTGGTAAAACCAGAGGACATTACTAAAGATGATATCCAACAAAGCTTTAGCATTGACACGCAAAACGACCTTACATTTGCAAATCAACTTATGCAACAGCTGAAGGGAAGAACATTTGGGTACAAGGATGTTTTGCGTCTTACAAGCAAAGAAACGAAGAATAAACGGAGAATAAGCAATGGTTAAAATCACCGTATATATCGCATCGTATAACTATGGAAAATTTCTTGAAACAGCAATAAAGAGTGTTCTTAAGCAGACTATTCAAGATTTTGAACTGATTATATTTGACGATGGATCTACTGATAATACTAAAAGCATTCTTGGTAAGTATGAAAATCATCCAAAAATAAAAATAATTTATCAGCAGAATCAAGGACTTCCCAAAACCTCAAATAAGGCCCTGCAGATGAGTACTGGCGAATATATTATTCGTCTTGATGCAGATGATTATTTTGATGAAAACATTATTCTTCTTCTTTCCCATGTGCTTGATACAAAGCCAGATGTTGCATTAGTCTATCCAGACTACTATGAAATCAATGAAGAAGGAGAGATAATAGGCATTGTACGTCGAAAAAAAATTGGAGAAGAAGCAAAGCTGTTAGACCTGCCCGCACATGGAGCATGCACGATGATCCGTAAGAAAGTACTCCTCCAAATCGGAGGCTACTGTGAAGATATTGGTTGCCAGGATGGTTATGATTTGTGGTTAAAGCTTACCAAGAAGTTTAAACCGTACAATGTAAATATCCCTTTGTTTTACTATCGGAAACATCATCAAAGCTTAACATCTCAGCCAACAAAGATACTTGAGGCACGAAGACAACTCAAAGAAAAATTTGTCAAAGATGTTATGAAAAAGAAAAAAGTATGCATGATCATCCCTGTACGAAGAGAATCTGCTATACTTCCCGATCTTCCTTTCCAAAAGGTAGGAGGAAAGCCATTAATGGGTTATGCCATCACTGCAGCACTAAAAGCAAAAGCTGTTGCCAAAGTGATAGTAACTACTGAAGATACGGAGATTGCGTCTATCGCAAAAACACTTGGTGCTGAAGTAATTTTACGACCAGCTTCCCTTGCAAAAACAAACACCCCTATAGAACCGACAATAACCTATGTATTAGATAAATTAAAGCAGCAGAATTTTAGTCCTGATATTGTTGGAGTTCTCTTTTATACCTCACCTCTGATTACCGAGAAACATATCAATGAGGCAATACATACCCTGGTTATTTTTAATGCAGATACAGTTATCGGTGTAAAGGAAAATCAACGTCTTCATTATATCCATGGTAAAAATGGTCTTGAACCGCTGTTTACGAAAAGATTGTTGAAGATAGAACGTTCTTTTCTCTATGAAGAAAGCGGTAGCCTCATTGTTTCAAGACGATCAGCTATCACCAAAAAAAGTATTGCTGGTAAAAGCATGAGCCATATTGTATTGCCTGACGAAGAAGCAATCGATATTGAAGATCTGTTTACGTTTTGGTTAATAAAAATGATATTAGAACATCATGATGAACGTGAAAATCTTTTGAACAAAAAAATATCGCGGGGATATTAGAGATAAGAAGAAGAAATAATAAGAGATAATAAAATAATTGGAAATCATAAGAATATGCTCCAATGGATGTAACTATGGCAACCTATCAATGGCCGAATGAACCTTTCATCATTGCAGAAATCGGTGGGAATCATGAAGGTAATTTTTCCTATGCAAAAAAATTGCTTTCTGACGTAGTAAAGAGTGGTGCAGATGCAGTTAAATTTCAGATATACACCGCAGATAAGATCGTCAATAAGATTGAAGGTGCTGAGCGAAACAAGCACTTTAAAAAATTCTCATTGTCTACTGAACAGTTTATTGAGCTCGCGCATAGTGCAAAAAAGAATAATATTCTGTTCATGGCTTCTCTCTGGGATGAGGAATCTATCGAAACCTTTAACCCTTATCTGAGCATTCATAAAGTAGGATCAGGAGATATGACGAATTATCCCTTACTTGAACTCCTTGCAAAAAAGGATAAACCATTGATTATTTCAACAGCTATGGCAACCTTAGCCGAGATTAAAGATATGGTCCGCTTTCTTGATAGTATCAATCCACGCTTACGAAAAGAAAAAAAACTTGCACTGCTCCATTGTGTGGCAACCTATGGAGATCCAAAAGACGAGTATGCTCAATTACTTGCCATAAAAAAAATGCAAGAAGAATTTAAGGATATTGCCATTGGTTATTCAGACCATACTGGAGGGATTTATGCATGTGAATTAGCAATAGCCATGGGATGTAAAATCATAGAAAAACATTTCACTGATGATAAAAAACGAGAATTTCGTGATCACCATATTTCGGCTGATTTAGAAGATATGAGAACGCTTCTAGAGAAAAAAAAGAAGATTTATGCACTTCTCGGGACTTGTGAAAAACAGCCTGTTGCTGCAATAGAAACTTCTGAACGAATTAAGGAATTTCGGCGAGCGGTTTATCTTAAGAAAGATGCTCCTGCAGGTACCTTACTTACCAAAGAGATGTTAACAACCCTACGACCAAACAGGGGAATAGATGCACGAGACTTCTACAAACTTCTTGGAAAAAAACTTGTTGTAAAGAAAAAAGCATTCGAATCTATTTCCTGGAAGGATGTTCAATAGGTTTGTAGAATTAACTCTACAAGAGGATGTACAATACTATGGAGATAGCCTACGTCGCAAACAAGTTTTTTCCTGGAACTGCCGCCAATACTATTCAGATTATTTCGATGGCAGAAGCATTGCAAGCAAATAATGTAGGGGTTACGCTTATTGCTTTTCGAGGTTCTGATAAGGGGAACGCAGAAGCAATTTTTAAGAGTTATGATGTAAGATACCCTTTCAAGGTAATTCTGCTGAATCCTGCAAAGAGCTATTATCTACGAGAAATCCAACTCATGATGTATGTTTTTCAGCAAAGAAAAAAATATCAAAATATTTATTCAAGAAGCCTGCTCTTTTCGCTTTTTGTCAAAAGTTTTTTTCCTTCGAAAAAGGTAGTCTATGAACTTCATGATTTCGTTAAGAATAGTCTGTTTAAAACACTTTTCCAAAGCGGAGCTAAGCGATTTGATATGATTGTTGTTATATCTAAACGACTCAAAAAAGACCTTGCCCAAGCCGGCATAACCAAGGTGTGTTACCTTCCTGATGGCGTTGATAGAGCTAAATTCGACAATATAACGACACAGAAAGCAGAGCTTCGCCAAGGATTAGGGCTACCAAGTAACAAAATCCTTGTTCTTTATTCAGGAAATTTTCATCCGGCAAAAGGGCTATACACGTTTCTTGATTCATTTTCTTTTCTTCGAGAAGACCTCAAGAAAACAGTGCAGTTTTTGATTCTTGGAGGAACAAAGGATGAAATTTCTCGATTACAAAAAGCATATCCTTATGCATGGTTTACTGGCTACAAAGAGCACCGCGAGATCCCAAAGTTTCTTAAGGCTGTAGATATCTTTATTATTGCGAATAGTGCACGAGAAGATTTAGGAGAAACGTATCGTGTTGCAAAGTATTATACCTCCCCGCTAAAACTTTTTGAGTACATGGCTGCGAAGAATCCAATGATTGCAACAAAAGTTCCAGCCCTCCAAGAGATTTTAGACCAACATGCTGCATTACTTGTTGAGCCAGACAGCCCTCAGGCCATAGCAAAGGCAATCCAAAGATTAATAAAGAATCCTCGATTAGCAAAAAACACGAGCGAAAATGCCTATAAGAAAGTAAAAAAGTTTTCATGGTACCTTCGTGCAAAACGCATCAAGGCTATGTTTTAAGGTGATTGGCGAATGAACCCTTCTTTTTTGCAATGGTTGCGCTGTGCAGCTTGTCGTGGAGAACTAAAGATTCACAAATACAAGCAAAAGACTGGAAAAGAGATAGTTGAAGGATTAATACGCTGCATTTCCTGTAAAAAAGAGTTTCCGATTGTTAATGGAATTCCACGAATGGTTCCTAAGGAAAACTATGCAGATTCCTTTGGAATGGAATGGAACCTTCATCTCAAGACTATGTTAGATAGTGCAACGGGAAAGCCGATTATCTATAATACGGTTGTGGAACGCACGGGATGGGATAAAGCCTTTCTGAAGAACAAGCTTGTTTTGGAATGCGGATGTGGTGCTGGTATTGATTCAGAGATACTTCTCCAACTTGGCGCAAAACTAATTTCATTTGACCTTTCAACAGCAGTTGATGCTGCTTTTAAGAACAACCATAAAGCAAAAAATCTTGTCGGCATGTTCCAGGGAGATATTACCAACATTCCCCTGTTAGAGAAGAGCTTTGACATTGTTTATTGCCATCGAGTATTACAGCATACACCAAATCCTCATCGTTCATTTGTATCCATGGCGAAATATGTCAAGCCAAAAGGAACTTTATTCATGCACTCGTATGATAATACATGGAAAAACATGACACACTGGAGATACCTCTATAGGCCTATAACAAAACGAATGAATCAAAAAAAGATTTATTCACTTATTACCAAACATGGACCTTTTCTTCATAAACTGACCACACGGCTCGATCAATATTATCCAGGAAGAGTGATTCATCATTTTTTCATTCCTTTCCACAATTATAGCCAAACTTATGGCAAGAAATATAATTTAACTCCTGAACAACTGTATGATTTTGAGATTATGAACACCTTTGATTCTTTATCACCAAGGTATGATCAACCAACATCACCCAAAATCATGCAGAAATGGTTTAAAGAAGCAGGATTTGAAAAGATCATGCTCGTCAGGAGAAATCCAGTCATTATGAAAGGTATTAAATCGTAGTGTATACGTAGTGCATAATAACTGGAGAAAAAACAAACCGAGAGGTTCACAAACGATGTGCTCAATTGCTGGTTTTGATTTCTCAGATAAAACACTGATGGCCAAAATGAATAGAGTACTTTCCCATCGTGGCCCTGATGATCATGGAATATACATCGACGATAAGGTATCTCTCGGACATAATCGTCTCTCAATCATTGATATTTCAAAAGCAGGCCATCAACCTATGAGCAATGTTGATGAAACTGTCTGGATAGTCTTCAATGGAGAAATTTATAACTACCAAGAAATAAAAAAGCTGCTTGAAAAAAAGTACCGTTTTAGCTCAACCTCTGATACTGAAGTCATCATTTATGCATACATGGAATGGGGATCGCGATGCGTTGAACGTTTTAATGGGATGTGGGCATTCTGTATTTATGATAAAAAAAAAGAATTATTTTTTTTGAGTAGAGACCGTATTGGAAAAAAACCATTATACTATTATTTTGATGGAAATTGTTTTATCTTTAGTTCAGAGCTCAAAGGAATACTCGCGCATGATAATGTTCCTCGAAAAACGAATCCTGAAGCAGTTAGTCTGTACCTTACTATGGGATTTATTCCTGCGCCATCTACTATTTTCCAGAATATACGCAAGCTAGAGCGATCAGAGAATCTTCTTTATTCCCTCAAAGAGAAGTCCATAAAACGTGAGACTTATTATGAACTTCCTATTCCTCAACAGATATACGACAAAAAAAATCTGATTCAAGAAGGTGAAGAACTTCTTGATGATGCTGTACGATTACGAAAGATTGCTGATGTTGATGTTGGCTCTTTTTTAAGTGGCGGTATAGATTCTTCACTCGTTTCCACACTATTGCGAAAATACACGACAACCAAGCTCCATACCTTCTCCATAGGATTTGAGAATCCGTTATATGATGAGACACCATACGCACAGCTTATGGCAGAACATCTACAAACAGAACACCACCATGATTACTTTACCGAAAAAGACTTTGAGCGAATTCTTGCTCGATATGCGAGGATTTACGATGAACCCTTTGCAGACATGGCTGCTTTTCCCACAATCAAAGTTTCAGAGCTCGCACGTAAATTTGTCAAAGTTAGTTTAACGGGCGAAGGTGGCGATGAAATTTTTGGTGGTTATCCACTTTACCGGGCAGCTGCAAAAGTTGCTTTTGTTAAAAAGATTCCTCGAAACATCAGATCATCGTGCTCTTCTCTCCTCAACTCAATACAGACATTTCCAAGCATTAAAAAAGGAATAGATCTTTCTCTTCAACCTCCTGAACGATTCTATCAGGGAATGTTTTGTCAAGAACATGATGACCCAACATGGTTCAACCAGAATTTTCCTCCAGTTCTCAAAAAATATCAGAATCTTACCGAAAGTGCAATGAAATTTGATCTTTTTTATTATACCGTTCCTGATAAATTCAATGTCAAAGCAGATCGGGCAGGAATGGCAAATGGATTAGAAATACGATGCCCTTTACTGGATTATCGACTTTTCTCGTACAGTGCAAAGATTCCTACGACTTACAAGGTTGATATATTCCATACAAAAAAGCTTATGAAAGAAATTGTACAGAAAGTCCTTCCTCGAAAGATAATCACGAAAAAAAAGAAAGGATTTACACCACCTGTATTTGAATGGATGACAACAACTTATAGCAATCTTGTAGAAGAGGCTATGGATAATATAGCACAGTACTCTGTTCTGTCAAAAGATAACATGAGTCAACAACTTGTTCAGGAATATCGCAGTGCATTCATAAAAAAAAGGCTGAATATGTATCAACGAGACAAAATCTATCGTCTTTTTATTTTAGATAACTGGACAAAAGAGTGGTTACACCATAATGAGTAGATCTGAACATACATAGTAACTCCCGGAGGAAATGATGAGTTATACCCAAAAAGCAATTAAGGGAATCATGGCTGTATCCTTGTCCACCTTTCTTTCTGGCGTTTTTGGCTATCTTGCACGAATTCTTTTAGCACGAAGCCTTACTACTGCAGAGCTTGGCCTTTTTTATTCCCTGTTTACCGTATTAATGTTTATTCTCATCTTTGTTGACATGGGATACAGTACTGCCATTGTCAAGCATATTGCGCAAAATATCACTGAGAAAAAAAAGGAGATGGGTGGAGCTATTCGTATTGTCATGGGCATCCAGTTAGGAATAGCGCTCATTATTGGAACAACCCTGATTATTAGTGCAGACTGGCAAGCTGCACATTACTTTCACGATCCTTCAGTAATAGTTCCACTTAAAATTTTTGTTGGTATCCTCATTATTAAGGTATTAATCAATTTCATTCCGAGTATTTTTGCAGGATTACAGTATATGGGTATAGTGAGTGTTCTCCGCTTTCTTGACAGGTTTCTCTTTCTCATGCTGGTCTATGTGCTCCTTCTCCTTGGATTAGAAAAAAGTACCCTTCTTCCAACGTATGCTTATTTTATTACCGTAGCTATCCTCCTCGTTGTTCAACTCATCTTATTGCACAAGTACAAACTTATTCCTCTAATTACGCAATCGATCCGTTCTACAAGAAAAGAATTTTTCTCGTTGAGTCATTTTGCTTTTTTTTCAATGTTTACTGCAGTTGGTGGAATAATTATCGGTTATATTGATACCTTGATGTTAACCTATTTTGTACCTATGAGTGATGTTGGTATCTATAATACTGTTCTTCCTACGGTTTTAATTCTCTCAACAACCGCAACAGCCATTAGCACGGTTTTCTTTCCGATGGTATCAGAACTTTGGGCAAAAAAAGACCTTAACAGAATCACCTGGGGAATTGTAAAGCTCTATAACTATTCCTTCTGGATAATGGTCCCCTTAGGAATGATCATGTTCATCTTTCCACAAGAGATCATTCTCTTACTCTTTGGATCTGATTATCTTTCAGGAGTACGAGCAATGCAAATCTTAGCTATCGGAGCATTAGTTTTGAGCTTAAATGCCATTAATCAAGCAAGCCTTAATGGATTAGGAAAACCAGAAAAAATAACCAAGATTTATGTTATTGCAGCACTCTTTAACTTTTTCGGTAATCTTCTTCTTATTCCACGCTATGGTATTGTTGGTGCAGCAGTTACCACAACGATAAGTTATTTCCTGATTTTAATACTCTCAACATATATGCTCTACCGAGTCATTCCGTTTAGTAATCAATTCTGGCATTCTTGGATAAAAACTCTTATTGCCGGTGTATTGTTTATTGGTATTGTATCCTTCTTAAAATACTATTTAACGCTGAATATGTACGCCGAAGCTCTGATTACTATTACCGTAGCCGGTATAGGATATCTTGTTATCACGCATCTTTTCAAGATATGGAATTTGCAAGAGTTACGATCAACCATTGCTCTGATAACGAGAAAAAAGAATGCCTAAAACAAAGGGTATATCAAAATCTACCTCGGACTATATTGTTATCATATAGTTATTTTCATGCTATTCTCAATAATGGCCGTTACCATTTCTTAGAAGCAGGCAAGGTAATTTTGTTTATTTTAGTTTTGAGACCATCGCAAACTGCTTTCTTAAATAGTGCAGTTTGCATTCTATATCTTCTGTAACACAAAAAAGTAATTACTTGATGACAGGTCATAAAAATAATTCTGTTAAGTATAAATATAGAACGATGAGAACAGTTAAAATTCTTTTCCCAAACGATTCGGTTTTTGATAGAATAATAACTTTTGATCTTATTAGGCTCATGAACAATACGGTCAAAATAGCGAAGTGTTCCTTTCAGTGAAGGGTTATAGGGAGGTCGATCAAGATCCTTAACCTTACTCTCAGTCAAAAGGTAGATCGTTCCATTAATGATGCGGGTAATTCGTGAGGTAAATTCCAGATCATCAAGGTAGATATAAAACCGCTCATCAGGAAGCCCAATAGATGAGATCAAATCCCTATGAAAAAAAAGCCCTCCATTCGTTGCCCAAGGAACTTGTACAACACCATGATCCCATTTCTTTGTTTGAGGCTTACCAGCCAAAGAAAGGGCCATCCGTTTTATCAAATTGAGGGGGGTATGAACGAGATGAAACATAAAAAAAGTATTTTGCTTTCCAAGAATATAATGGACTTTTTGAGGATTTTTAAGCTCATCGTAATTGTGATACTTAAGCATATCTGCGTTACTTCTCCATGAGTGAAGCGCTATTGTCTGCTTCTTGTCTTCAGGAAGTGTTTCCCAGAAAGAACAAAGCACAGCAAGACTTGATGGCAACGGCATATTATCATCATCGAGAAGCCAAACAAAGTCACATTCCTTTATCTTCATTGCTTCTTCAATACCACGCTTAAAGCCGCCTGCTGAACCAGTATTTCTTTCAAGAGAAATCGCCGTTAAAAATGATCGATATTTTTTTGATTGTGCGAGTGCCCGTAATCGGACACGACTTTTTTCATCTGAGTGGTTATCAATAACAATTACTTTTGTAACTCCTTCTTTTTTCGCAGCATCAATAACCTGTTTCAAGAAAGAAAATCGGTCATTATAGGTAACGGTCACCATACATACTTTGTACTTTAGCTTAGGCGTTTGCATTATCTCCTTTTTCATTATCTCCTCGCATGATCTGCTTTATTATTGCTACTACCCGTTTTGATGATTTCCCATCTATTTTATACAGGTATTCCTCTAAGAATTTTTTTCTACCTTCCTTGAGTGAGAGATGTAATTTCTTATCGGTTAAACCATATTGGATTCCTTCTTTTATTTCTTCGAGGGTGGATACTGCATATGCACCACCTAAGGTAACATAGGGCATAGGACACGTCACTACATTAATGAGCATTACTGGCTTATCGAGCAGCATTGCCTCTATAACAACCGTTGAACACACCGATACAAAGAGATCACACACAGCTAAAAGCTCATAGAGGTTTACATCCATCATTACAAAAACGTTTTTTGAATTCTTGGTATTAACAATAGTACGCAAAAGATTTAAATCCGCAGAAGGATGGCATTTGATGATCAATTTTGTTTGGGGAAGAGCATCAATTGCATCTACAAGAGCAGGGATAATTTCTGAATCTTGTAACACGCCTCCACTCGCAAAGACAACAAGTTTTTCGTGAGAAGAAATACCAAATTTTTCTTTCGTGTATGTTTTCGTTTTTTTAATCTTATTAATGATAATATCATAGCCAGGATGTCCAGTAACTGTAATTATCTCTTTAGGATAATTCCCATGTGTACACAAGACTTCTTTTCCGTAAGAACCTGAAACACATTTAACATCAGCAATAGGACGCCAGGTTACTAAATCCTTTTGTAATGCCTCTTCAGAGCGAATATGTCGTGAGACACAACCATCCGGATAAAGAAGTTCAGTCTGGAGAGAGATAACGGTAGTGTTATCCTTTTTCTTTGTTATTTTATTATTCTCCTTTTGGTCAATGAGCCGATGTTTGTTATTGACAAGGATTCCTTTTCCAAAATAGTTCTCGTCATGCTCGATAAGCACAATGCCTGGCTTTTCTTTAAGAAGAATTTGACGGCTTAGGCTAATAACATCAGCAATGTAATAGCGGAATATCGTAAAGATAAAAATGAAACGCTTGTTGAGATAAGGGTACATATCAATTCCTTTATAACTAAACGATTGAGCAAAATCCTTGTTTTCCGCTAATTCCTGCCATTTTTGTTCTAATAAACGAAGAATATTATGGAACTCTAAATTACTCTCTTTGGTGTAATAATTACCAATAAAAACCGAATTATTCGTTCGTATATGCCTTAAAAGTCTCATTAAACTTCGTGGGCTATACAATTGGTCATATTCAACTACTTTGTAAGAAATATTTTCATGTTCTAATGCTTCAATAATCCCGCCAAAATGAATATTTTCTTGTATTTTTTCTTTGCAGAAACGCTCGTTCGAGAGAATAATAACTTGTGCAGGGCGAGGAGAAGATGGCAGTAATTTTTGCAAAAATTTTCGTGCCATAATACGATATAAAAGATACGAC from Candidatus Woesearchaeota archaeon includes:
- a CDS encoding CDP-glycerol glycerophosphotransferase family protein → MITNINTLVFADDEEQGKKILQQYDRKGTIIITTGIVTKKYIKRDDVKHYSDFVEKYKNPNYFPTIYWLQEWAEKKVIKNKNIKEVLEYDGFSLWYFIEYFLFYEILGKSFEEEHPSVAMVTYTISIIEAIFQRYQPQTIVLQNNNSLFCKLLRDYCKQKINLHIIDANISSKKKKMQDLIRNNHSLIRSYLLYRIMARKFLQKLLPSSPRPAQVIILSNERFCKEKIQENIHFGGIIEALEHENISYKVVEYDQLYSPRSLMRLLRHIRTNNSVFIGNYYTKESNLEFHNILRLLEQKWQELAENKDFAQSFSYKGIDMYPYLNKRFIFIFTIFRYYIADVISLSRQILLKEKPGIVLIEHDENYFGKGILVNNKHRLIDQKENNKITKKKDNTTVISLQTELLYPDGCVSRHIRSEEALQKDLVTWRPIADVKCVSGSYGKEVLCTHGNYPKEIITVTGHPGYDIIINKIKKTKTYTKEKFGISSHEKLVVFASGGVLQDSEIIPALVDAIDALPQTKLIIKCHPSADLNLLRTIVNTKNSKNVFVMMDVNLYELLAVCDLFVSVCSTVVIEAMLLDKPVMLINVVTCPMPYVTLGGAYAVSTLEEIKEGIQYGLTDKKLHLSLKEGRKKFLEEYLYKIDGKSSKRVVAIIKQIMRGDNEKGDNANA